A window of Exiguobacterium sp. FSL W8-0210 contains these coding sequences:
- a CDS encoding HAMP domain-containing sensor histidine kinase codes for MITKWINRKIGRQLMASFYVVLATLMISSLIVYNYTDTKLQATRAKLEDIRDRSARAGALWEEWQDVQFNMRGYALMGNADLYNQVMAQQDKIDQQTEWFEKNAIYDQGKAFAKSSRELYGYYFDAILPLVQSYVKAKESGDVTESFLKGTTLAELPLGQKLLAEGQIQLDSQGNIDVLSEINKSELALGGYREFLEDWAQRTSNQLEREIRTTQLIWLANIVVLIAVLIFFIYPFIRRITIGLLSLVKNSQRLANGEDVSSVKVPNRKDEIGILALSFNQMASSISENKQHLLAKNEELQAQQEELQAQQEELQAQQQELEEALELTMRNEQHLQYRNDLTETLAARESLTAYPEIIEKLVTITDSEIGALVFVDEEDSYSVVTYGMTDELAEQLLQNDASLLKRAESLKTPVHSSKQVASNHPLPYPYYMYETAVPILDPTADDIIAYIYLVRYRDQFTNEQMRDVMSFSRQLSLSLLRMRLFDEMTKEKAKTERILDSIREAVIYLEPGKEEVFVNRPLYDLFPELRYGVHTEQETLQTCLEVIRSVVDEPEVFSRYVDSVLRGELPTDSLQFSIRNETVFIQFYVEVIQIHQVHKGTMLVMRDVTKETEMDRLKSELVSTVSHELRTPLSSIYGFTELMLNRDIEESRQDRYLRTIHSETERLANLVNDFLDVQRMESGTQSYKKASVNVHAIAEETTQFYAASTQAHRITFRHEGDQLPVIEADEEKIRQLLNNLLNNAVKYSPSGGAIDVVLTTSLDQVILQVRDEGIGIPEQSLSRLFEKFYRVDNSDSRKIGGTGLGLAICKEIVTGHGGEIHVESVVREGSLFTVKFPLVQSTHVTIS; via the coding sequence GTGATTACAAAGTGGATTAATCGAAAAATCGGACGCCAACTCATGGCTTCCTTTTATGTCGTATTAGCTACATTGATGATTTCATCATTGATCGTCTACAACTACACCGACACGAAACTGCAGGCGACCCGGGCGAAGTTAGAAGACATCCGTGATCGAAGTGCACGCGCAGGTGCCTTATGGGAAGAGTGGCAAGATGTCCAGTTCAACATGCGCGGATATGCCTTGATGGGAAATGCGGATTTATATAATCAGGTCATGGCCCAACAAGATAAGATTGATCAGCAGACAGAATGGTTCGAAAAAAATGCGATCTATGATCAAGGAAAGGCATTCGCCAAGTCCTCGAGAGAATTATATGGTTATTATTTCGATGCCATCTTGCCGCTTGTTCAATCCTATGTCAAAGCGAAAGAATCAGGAGATGTCACGGAATCTTTCTTAAAAGGAACGACGCTTGCTGAACTACCACTCGGTCAAAAGTTGTTAGCTGAAGGTCAAATCCAGTTAGATAGTCAAGGAAACATCGATGTATTATCAGAGATTAATAAAAGTGAATTAGCACTCGGTGGCTATCGTGAATTTTTGGAAGATTGGGCACAACGGACAAGTAATCAATTAGAACGGGAAATCCGAACGACACAACTGATTTGGTTAGCGAATATCGTCGTCTTGATTGCCGTCTTGATCTTCTTCATCTACCCCTTCATCCGCCGGATCACGATAGGATTATTGTCTCTCGTCAAAAACAGTCAACGGCTTGCGAATGGTGAGGATGTCTCGAGCGTCAAAGTACCAAATCGTAAAGATGAAATTGGTATTCTGGCGTTATCATTCAACCAGATGGCGAGTTCGATTTCTGAAAACAAACAGCACCTATTAGCAAAAAATGAAGAGTTGCAGGCGCAGCAGGAAGAACTGCAAGCTCAGCAAGAAGAATTGCAAGCACAACAGCAAGAGCTTGAAGAAGCATTGGAGCTGACGATGCGAAATGAACAGCATCTCCAGTACCGGAATGATTTAACCGAGACACTTGCGGCACGTGAGTCATTGACCGCTTATCCCGAAATCATCGAGAAGCTCGTCACGATCACGGATTCGGAGATCGGTGCATTGGTGTTCGTGGATGAGGAAGATAGTTATTCTGTCGTCACTTACGGGATGACGGATGAACTGGCAGAACAGTTGCTTCAAAATGATGCGTCACTGTTGAAACGAGCAGAATCGCTGAAGACCCCAGTTCATTCTTCTAAACAAGTCGCGAGCAATCATCCATTACCGTATCCGTACTATATGTATGAAACGGCTGTGCCGATTCTCGATCCAACGGCAGATGATATCATCGCGTATATTTACCTTGTCCGTTACCGCGATCAGTTCACGAATGAACAGATGCGAGACGTCATGTCCTTCTCTCGTCAACTGTCACTATCGCTCTTGCGAATGCGTTTATTTGACGAGATGACGAAAGAAAAAGCGAAGACGGAGCGAATTCTCGATTCGATTCGAGAGGCCGTCATCTATCTCGAGCCAGGAAAAGAAGAGGTCTTCGTCAATCGACCGTTATACGATCTTTTCCCGGAATTACGATATGGTGTTCACACGGAGCAAGAAACGCTTCAAACATGTCTTGAAGTCATTCGATCTGTCGTCGATGAACCTGAAGTCTTCAGCAGATATGTCGATTCAGTTCTCCGTGGAGAATTACCGACGGATAGTCTACAATTCTCGATTCGAAATGAGACGGTATTCATTCAATTTTATGTCGAGGTGATTCAGATTCATCAGGTGCATAAAGGAACGATGCTTGTCATGCGTGATGTGACGAAAGAGACTGAAATGGACCGTTTGAAATCAGAGCTCGTTTCGACCGTGTCTCATGAACTTCGGACGCCGCTCTCTTCGATTTACGGCTTTACAGAGCTCATGCTCAACCGAGATATTGAAGAATCGCGCCAAGATCGGTATTTGCGGACGATCCATTCCGAAACGGAACGTCTTGCGAATCTCGTCAATGATTTCTTAGATGTCCAGCGCATGGAGTCGGGCACACAATCCTATAAGAAAGCATCCGTGAACGTTCATGCGATTGCTGAAGAAACGACACAATTTTATGCCGCTTCGACACAAGCCCATCGGATTACGTTCCGTCATGAAGGAGATCAATTGCCTGTCATTGAAGCAGATGAAGAAAAAATCAGGCAGTTACTCAATAATTTATTGAATAATGCAGTGAAATATTCACCATCTGGTGGTGCGATTGATGTTGTACTGACGACATCGCTTGATCAAGTCATTCTTCAAGTCCGGGATGAGGGAATCGGGATTCCGGAACAATCGCTCAGTCGTCTCTTTGAAAAATTCTATCGCGTCGACAATTCGGACAGTCGCAAAATCGGTGGTACGGGTCTTGGTCTAGCCATCTGTAAGGAAATCGTAACCGGTCATGGTGGAGAAATTCACGTGGAATCGGTCGTAAGGGAAGGAAGTCTCTTCACCGTCAAATTTCCACTCGTCCAGTCCACACATGTGACAATCTCCTGA
- a CDS encoding DUF1516 family protein, with translation MPITAFVHTHVLLWVLLLVTFFVAFSMYKNNKKAAKGIHMAFRLLLLLTFATGLYLYIEIPNKEGLYHAKITAGLLTLIFGELTLVRVKKGKAYSGFVIGFIVLVLVTVFLGYSLPYGMKFF, from the coding sequence ATGCCAATCACAGCATTTGTTCACACACACGTCTTACTTTGGGTACTTTTGTTGGTCACGTTCTTCGTTGCGTTTTCGATGTACAAGAACAATAAAAAAGCCGCAAAAGGCATTCATATGGCGTTCCGTCTTCTGCTTTTATTGACGTTCGCGACAGGTCTTTATCTGTACATTGAAATTCCTAACAAGGAAGGCTTATATCATGCGAAGATCACAGCAGGTCTTCTGACGCTCATCTTCGGAGAATTGACACTCGTTCGTGTCAAAAAGGGTAAAGCCTATTCCGGTTTCGTCATCGGATTCATCGTGCTCGTTCTTGTCACAGTATTCCTTGGGTATTCGCTCCCATACGGTATGAAGTTCTTTTAA
- a CDS encoding class I SAM-dependent methyltransferase, whose protein sequence is MAQLKEWTKVFRARKWMKRAEPVLPLWHGYIGYKYGLFDALQTGATQAEAQLRMQRPLTQEALSRWFEVGVAVGHLKKKDLRYTATRHVLPELSQSDDRSIGFMLSEMMELHLPALFSYPQFLEEGQQKVFNGEEHGDIVAETSALVETVAFPAVRHIIRSRNLTSLLDIGCAYGGYLRKIHEALPDLRLAGIDIEESVIAEAKRRDTSGEIDFVVGDIKTFDVKETYDGVMMNNILYYFPQPERLALLEGVRRFVKDDGTVILVTPLRDSSHGAPFSAAFNAFMTLHENLYPLPSKEELKEDLSKAGFENISITPFLKEGAWYIVTANATS, encoded by the coding sequence GTGGCACAGTTGAAGGAATGGACGAAAGTCTTCCGGGCACGGAAATGGATGAAACGCGCAGAACCGGTGTTACCACTTTGGCATGGATACATCGGTTATAAATATGGTTTATTTGATGCTCTTCAAACGGGAGCGACGCAAGCAGAGGCTCAACTGCGGATGCAACGTCCGCTGACACAGGAAGCGTTATCCCGCTGGTTCGAGGTCGGCGTAGCTGTTGGTCACTTAAAGAAAAAAGATTTACGTTACACAGCGACGCGTCATGTATTGCCGGAACTTTCTCAATCAGACGATCGCAGTATCGGATTCATGTTATCGGAAATGATGGAGTTACATTTACCCGCATTATTCTCTTATCCACAGTTTCTAGAAGAAGGTCAACAGAAAGTTTTCAATGGTGAAGAACACGGCGACATCGTTGCCGAAACGTCGGCACTTGTTGAGACCGTCGCTTTTCCAGCCGTACGTCATATCATTCGTAGTCGCAATCTGACATCACTTCTTGATATCGGCTGTGCCTATGGCGGATATCTCCGCAAAATCCATGAGGCGTTGCCTGATTTGCGACTCGCTGGAATCGATATCGAAGAATCGGTCATTGCAGAAGCAAAACGACGAGATACAAGCGGAGAAATTGACTTTGTCGTCGGAGACATTAAGACATTCGATGTCAAAGAGACCTATGACGGAGTCATGATGAATAATATTTTATATTACTTCCCACAACCGGAACGTCTTGCGCTTCTAGAAGGCGTTCGCCGTTTCGTTAAAGATGACGGGACAGTCATTCTGGTAACACCACTTCGTGACAGTTCGCATGGTGCGCCGTTCTCGGCAGCATTTAATGCTTTCATGACGTTGCATGAGAATCTGTATCCATTACCAAGCAAAGAAGAACTGAAAGAGGATTTATCGAAAGCTGGGTTTGAAAACATTTCGATCACACCATTCTTAAAAGAAGGTGCCTGGTATATCGTGACTGCAAACGCCACTTCCTAA
- a CDS encoding phytoene desaturase family protein has protein sequence MKRRVAVIGAGPGGLACALLLAGKGIDVTVYEKQTQVGGRTSAVKIDDYTFDRGPTFLNMPHILENVFHEAGLRLEDYLNLKALDPMYTLYFKGGTEQFTMTTDRDRMKETIEQHFPGNGEGYDRFMAEQALKLGKLMPILQTRHDRLTDYLSPRVLTALPRLSLGRSLYDVLSDYFTSEELKYAFTFQAKYLGMSAWECPGGFSILSYMEHAYGVHHPIGGMHQVPLAMQRAIEELGGTVQLGTGIKQLILNGKTVEGVILESGQHELFDEVIIGADFAHAMNHLVPEGVLKKWSRPKIDRKKFSCSTFMLYLGVNRTFDAPHHTIYFAEDYEKNVREMTQTLELSDDFSFYVQNPSVIDPTLAPEGKSAMYVLVPVPNNYSELDWSIEGPKLRRRVLDALETRSPYQGIEAAIEVEEMFTPDDWEAMGIHQGATFNLGHQLTQMMYFRPHNQFEELDHLYLVGGGTHPGSGLPTIFESARITAELVLKKEGVRT, from the coding sequence GTGAAGCGACGCGTAGCAGTGATAGGAGCAGGACCAGGGGGACTTGCATGTGCCTTATTATTAGCGGGAAAAGGAATAGATGTCACCGTCTATGAAAAACAAACGCAGGTCGGCGGGCGTACTTCTGCCGTCAAGATAGATGACTATACGTTTGATCGAGGACCAACATTCCTCAATATGCCGCACATTCTAGAAAACGTTTTTCATGAAGCCGGTCTACGATTAGAAGATTATCTGAATCTTAAAGCGCTTGATCCGATGTACACGCTTTATTTTAAAGGTGGAACAGAGCAATTCACGATGACGACGGACCGGGACCGGATGAAAGAGACGATTGAACAGCACTTTCCGGGAAACGGAGAGGGATATGATCGATTCATGGCAGAGCAGGCGCTAAAACTCGGTAAGTTGATGCCCATTCTCCAGACACGTCATGACCGATTAACAGACTACTTATCACCGCGTGTCTTAACAGCACTTCCGCGTCTTTCACTTGGGCGATCCCTTTATGATGTCTTATCCGACTATTTCACGAGTGAAGAACTAAAGTATGCGTTTACGTTCCAAGCCAAATATTTAGGCATGTCAGCTTGGGAATGTCCAGGTGGCTTTTCAATCTTGTCCTACATGGAACATGCTTACGGTGTCCATCATCCGATTGGTGGGATGCATCAGGTGCCGCTTGCGATGCAACGCGCGATTGAAGAACTCGGTGGAACAGTTCAATTAGGTACAGGCATCAAGCAGTTGATCTTGAACGGGAAAACTGTCGAAGGAGTCATCCTTGAGTCAGGTCAACATGAGTTATTCGATGAAGTCATCATCGGTGCCGATTTCGCACATGCGATGAATCATTTGGTGCCGGAAGGGGTTTTGAAAAAATGGTCCCGACCAAAAATTGACCGTAAAAAATTCTCATGTTCGACGTTCATGTTATATCTTGGTGTCAACCGGACGTTTGATGCACCACACCACACGATTTATTTTGCGGAGGACTATGAGAAAAACGTTCGTGAGATGACACAGACGCTTGAGCTATCTGATGACTTTTCATTCTATGTCCAAAATCCATCCGTGATTGATCCAACGCTAGCACCTGAAGGCAAGTCTGCTATGTATGTACTAGTGCCGGTACCGAACAATTACTCTGAACTTGATTGGTCGATCGAAGGACCGAAACTACGTCGTCGTGTTCTTGACGCCCTTGAAACGCGTTCGCCGTATCAAGGGATTGAAGCAGCAATCGAAGTCGAAGAGATGTTCACGCCAGACGACTGGGAAGCGATGGGGATCCATCAAGGCGCGACGTTCAATCTCGGTCATCAGTTGACGCAGATGATGTATTTCCGACCGCATAATCAATTTGAAGAGCTCGATCATCTGTATCTCGTCGGAGGTGGCACACATCCAGGTAGCGGATTACCAACGATCTTCGAATCCGCGCGTATCACGGCAGAACTTGTGCTCAAAAAAGAAGGGGTGCGGACATGA
- a CDS encoding phytoene desaturase family protein → MKIGFVGAGVGTLHAALLLTARHPGVEITIFEKEAHVGGRLRSVDFESGGRIDEGPTIVLMPGKLKEQLAEAGVTGVELERVDPLYDLHFDDGTVVTKVADVVDQAIAIERQFGEGRGFYEFMHQKEKDYETSVSKFLERGYRRKTELLHPDMMRPLLQMHALETAHDHLKRYFKSKYLRMAYSFPTFYIGGNPYTTPSIYGLIPYREQAEGVWYVKGGYFSLAERMYDTLVERGVRFVFEAPVERIVVDQGQAKEIILQDGTHEAFDQIVLNGEFPLMERLVEGKQPKTYTPSGGTLLLYFKMKGKVDLPVHRFLMPNDLEPLMTNIFKKGRLPEHPAVYLFHPSQIDRSLTGTDDSVVYSLIPSPRGYGVEDYEKVEFVETVLEKIEHHHPGFREKIQEMKIRTPNDAQTFGLYQGGSFGIAPTIRQSAALKTQAKPYPDIDRLYAVGASVHPCGGVPVVMMGATILVNRMEQEMGWKHEFSDDPERVYQM, encoded by the coding sequence ATGAAGATAGGATTCGTAGGAGCCGGTGTCGGTACACTGCATGCAGCGCTTTTGCTGACAGCAAGACATCCCGGAGTCGAGATTACGATTTTTGAAAAAGAAGCGCATGTCGGTGGTCGATTACGATCCGTCGATTTTGAATCAGGTGGCCGCATCGATGAAGGTCCGACGATCGTCCTGATGCCAGGCAAGTTAAAAGAGCAGTTGGCAGAAGCCGGCGTGACGGGAGTAGAACTTGAACGGGTCGATCCATTGTATGACCTTCACTTCGACGACGGTACCGTCGTCACGAAAGTAGCCGATGTCGTGGATCAAGCGATCGCAATCGAACGTCAATTCGGTGAAGGGCGTGGATTTTATGAATTCATGCATCAAAAAGAAAAGGATTATGAGACGAGTGTATCGAAATTTTTAGAACGTGGTTATCGTCGAAAGACAGAGTTGTTGCACCCAGACATGATGCGTCCATTATTACAGATGCATGCTCTAGAAACTGCACATGACCATTTGAAGCGATACTTCAAGAGTAAATATTTGCGCATGGCATACAGTTTCCCGACATTTTATATCGGCGGAAATCCTTATACAACACCATCGATTTACGGTTTGATTCCGTACCGGGAACAAGCAGAAGGTGTCTGGTATGTAAAAGGTGGCTATTTCTCGCTTGCTGAACGCATGTATGACACATTAGTCGAACGTGGTGTCCGATTTGTCTTCGAGGCACCCGTTGAACGAATCGTTGTCGACCAAGGACAGGCGAAAGAAATCATCTTACAAGATGGAACACATGAAGCCTTCGATCAAATCGTACTAAATGGAGAGTTTCCATTGATGGAACGTCTTGTGGAAGGTAAACAACCTAAAACCTATACGCCTTCAGGCGGTACGCTACTGCTGTATTTCAAAATGAAAGGGAAAGTCGATTTACCAGTGCATCGCTTTTTGATGCCAAACGACTTGGAACCGCTCATGACGAATATCTTTAAAAAGGGACGATTACCTGAACATCCGGCAGTCTATCTGTTCCATCCAAGTCAGATTGACCGTAGTTTGACAGGAACGGACGATAGCGTCGTCTATTCATTAATTCCTTCTCCACGTGGCTATGGTGTAGAAGATTATGAAAAAGTAGAGTTCGTTGAGACCGTACTTGAAAAAATCGAGCATCATCATCCGGGATTCCGGGAAAAGATACAAGAAATGAAGATTCGTACACCGAATGATGCACAGACCTTTGGATTGTATCAGGGAGGGAGTTTTGGGATTGCGCCGACGATTCGCCAATCCGCTGCCTTAAAGACACAGGCAAAACCGTATCCGGATATCGATCGATTATATGCCGTCGGTGCATCGGTGCATCCGTGTGGAGGAGTACCAGTCGTCATGATGGGCGCAACGATACTCGTAAACCGAATGGAACAAGAGATGGGGTGGAAACATGAATTCAGTGACGATCCAGAACGCGTATATCAAATGTGA
- a CDS encoding phytoene/squalene synthase family protein, whose amino-acid sequence MNSVTIQNAYIKCEEVIQSGSKTFYKAFSLLPKADRQAVYAIYTFCRFLDDTVDESETPKESLMAFLNEFKRFRDGEVLDKPLWIALADVFERYEMDETPFLELAEGMRWDIEKNRYQTLEETEQYSYYVASTVGLMLLPILAPQQPDLRKSAIDLGIAMQLTNILRDVGEDAKRGRIYLPHSWMETYGVTAESLLAGRPSGDFIGLWEEVALRAEHLYDAAIPSFERYPRESRCALKAAAFLYRGILDAARDNHYDVFTKRAYVSRWQKMKLLATI is encoded by the coding sequence ATGAATTCAGTGACGATCCAGAACGCGTATATCAAATGTGAGGAAGTCATTCAGTCCGGATCTAAAACGTTCTATAAAGCCTTCTCACTCTTACCAAAAGCAGATCGACAAGCTGTTTATGCCATCTATACATTTTGCCGATTCCTCGATGATACCGTCGATGAATCAGAGACACCAAAAGAGAGCTTAATGGCTTTCTTGAATGAATTCAAACGATTCCGTGATGGCGAAGTACTAGATAAACCGTTATGGATTGCTTTAGCAGATGTATTTGAACGTTATGAAATGGATGAGACACCATTTCTTGAGCTCGCAGAAGGGATGCGTTGGGATATCGAGAAAAATCGTTATCAAACGCTTGAGGAGACAGAGCAATACAGCTACTACGTAGCGAGTACTGTCGGTTTGATGCTGTTACCCATCCTTGCACCGCAACAGCCTGATCTCCGTAAATCAGCTATCGATCTTGGAATCGCGATGCAACTGACGAACATTTTGCGCGATGTCGGTGAAGATGCAAAACGCGGCCGCATCTACTTGCCCCATTCATGGATGGAGACATACGGTGTCACAGCGGAGTCGTTACTCGCTGGTCGTCCTTCAGGAGACTTCATCGGTCTCTGGGAAGAAGTTGCCCTTCGAGCAGAGCATCTATATGACGCGGCGATTCCATCGTTTGAACGATATCCACGTGAGAGTCGGTGTGCTCTAAAAGCTGCTGCCTTCCTATACCGCGGTATTCTTGATGCAGCGCGGGATAATCACTATGACGTCTTTACGAAACGCGCGTACGTCAGCCGTTGGCAAAAAATGAAGTTACTTGCTACGATTTAA
- a CDS encoding phytoene desaturase family protein, whose protein sequence is MKHIAVIGAGLGGLSAAISLAAKGFRVTVIERNTHIGGKMMPIITEGHRFDFGPNTITMPEVFQSVILESGADPDEYFTFTKLERHTVNHFSDGRTLTFSSGREAMRTEVDRFTNGQLAKNDITGYQEEVAKLHTIAKQQFFTNIDSFIRPSLWRDMLKVHPFQNLHGLHKHYFKDKGLIQALDRYATYIGSSPYQTPATFSLIAHLELNDGVYFTNGGNTAIAEGFARRAKELGVVFRLGDEVTQIEVVDGQATEIELNHLEYLPVDFVVMNGDLLTQYPRLISETARPDFKNPTPAQVEPSISAYVRCIGLSRRIEGLAHHNVFFSSDYEAEFKALFDEKRYAEEPTIYISNSSVTAPEMGQAGDNLFVLVNAPATDTGHAIDFDTYDQLINQRLQSFGIDISSDVVFEQRITPQDIEQTFFAYHGSLYGLSSNGIRSSFLRPSNRSKNVHNLFFAGGSTHPGGGSPMVTLSGKLASERIVSAVAATL, encoded by the coding sequence ATGAAACATATAGCTGTCATCGGAGCTGGTCTTGGAGGACTAAGCGCTGCCATCTCATTAGCTGCAAAAGGATTTCGTGTCACGGTCATCGAGCGCAATACACATATCGGTGGCAAAATGATGCCGATCATCACAGAAGGACATCGCTTCGACTTTGGTCCGAACACGATCACGATGCCGGAAGTTTTTCAATCTGTCATTCTTGAATCTGGTGCGGATCCTGATGAATACTTTACATTCACGAAACTTGAGCGTCACACGGTCAATCACTTTTCTGACGGACGCACCTTAACGTTCTCGTCTGGACGTGAAGCGATGCGGACAGAAGTAGATCGTTTCACGAACGGTCAGTTGGCAAAAAACGATATTACAGGTTATCAAGAAGAAGTGGCGAAGTTGCATACGATTGCAAAACAACAATTCTTTACGAATATAGATTCATTCATCCGCCCTTCCCTCTGGCGAGACATGTTGAAAGTGCATCCCTTCCAAAACCTTCATGGGCTGCATAAGCACTACTTTAAGGATAAAGGGTTGATTCAGGCACTCGATCGTTATGCGACCTATATCGGGAGTAGTCCTTATCAAACACCCGCTACCTTCAGTCTCATCGCTCATTTAGAACTAAATGACGGCGTCTACTTCACGAATGGCGGCAATACAGCAATCGCAGAAGGATTCGCTCGACGTGCAAAAGAACTAGGTGTCGTCTTCCGTCTTGGCGATGAGGTGACACAGATCGAAGTCGTAGATGGACAAGCAACGGAAATCGAATTGAATCATTTGGAATATCTACCGGTCGACTTCGTCGTCATGAACGGCGATTTATTGACACAATATCCACGCCTGATCTCAGAAACGGCACGACCTGATTTTAAAAATCCGACACCTGCTCAAGTCGAACCATCAATTTCTGCCTACGTCCGATGTATCGGTCTCTCACGTCGGATCGAAGGACTGGCTCATCATAACGTCTTCTTCTCTTCGGATTACGAAGCTGAGTTCAAGGCACTCTTTGATGAAAAACGTTACGCTGAGGAGCCGACGATCTATATCTCGAATTCTTCCGTCACAGCACCAGAAATGGGACAAGCGGGTGACAACTTATTCGTGCTCGTCAATGCACCCGCAACGGATACTGGACATGCGATTGATTTTGATACGTATGATCAACTGATCAATCAACGATTGCAGTCATTTGGAATTGATATTTCATCTGATGTCGTCTTCGAACAACGGATCACACCACAGGATATCGAACAAACCTTCTTTGCTTATCACGGCTCGTTATATGGCTTGTCATCCAATGGCATCCGGTCGTCTTTCCTCCGTCCGAGCAACCGTTCAAAGAATGTTCACAATTTGTTTTTTGCCGGTGGATCAACGCATCCTGGTGGCGGTAGTCCAATGGTGACGCTTTCAGGAAAACTAGCAAGTGAACGAATCGTCTCTGCTGTCGCCGCTACCCTGTGA
- a CDS encoding glycosyltransferase: MSWFFLFFALAVCLYTWINLAFLPRLTDPVQPDSLAICIPLRNEERNVRKLLDALEHALTPGMHVYLYEDRSTDRTRELLLDRIGQDDRFTVIDGLPLPTGWAGKVHACHQLAKRTTEDYLLFLDADVTLTPDAICRLYGTLRTERAVFLSGFPSFPVPTFLGKCLIPMQHVLIAQHLPIPFRKVKHPAFAAANGMVVLVERRAYDQVGGHESIQSALVDDLELCRTFKKYGWTTTLVEVAPAVSCDMYATNEEVWQGFLKNVFRGMNDSYVVGSYFLLFYLVQASVLPYLILHPSWQMGGALILLYLARFRIDRAARIRHVWWLHPLAVFFYVILLASAMIRSFRKREITWKGRTYS, translated from the coding sequence ATGAGTTGGTTCTTTCTCTTCTTCGCTCTAGCTGTCTGTCTCTATACATGGATCAATTTAGCTTTTTTACCACGATTAACGGATCCCGTTCAACCAGATAGTCTAGCAATCTGCATCCCTTTACGTAATGAGGAGCGTAATGTACGAAAATTATTAGACGCACTAGAACATGCTCTGACACCTGGGATGCACGTTTACTTATATGAAGACCGCTCGACCGATCGGACGCGCGAGTTATTGCTCGATCGGATTGGTCAAGACGACCGTTTTACAGTGATTGATGGTCTTCCCTTACCAACAGGCTGGGCAGGAAAGGTCCATGCGTGTCATCAACTCGCGAAACGAACGACAGAGGACTACTTGTTATTTCTCGACGCTGATGTGACACTGACACCTGATGCAATTTGTCGCTTATACGGAACGTTACGAACAGAACGAGCCGTTTTCCTTTCCGGTTTCCCGTCCTTTCCTGTACCGACGTTTCTTGGAAAGTGTTTGATTCCAATGCAACATGTTCTTATTGCACAACATCTTCCGATTCCTTTTCGCAAGGTGAAGCATCCAGCGTTTGCTGCAGCCAACGGAATGGTCGTTCTCGTCGAACGACGTGCGTATGATCAAGTCGGTGGACATGAAAGTATTCAATCGGCTCTCGTTGACGATTTAGAACTTTGTCGCACATTTAAAAAATACGGATGGACGACGACGCTCGTCGAAGTCGCTCCAGCAGTCTCTTGTGATATGTACGCCACGAATGAAGAGGTCTGGCAAGGTTTTCTAAAGAATGTCTTTCGTGGGATGAACGATTCTTATGTTGTCGGATCATACTTTCTACTCTTTTACTTGGTTCAAGCAAGTGTCCTACCTTATCTCATCCTTCACCCATCCTGGCAGATGGGTGGTGCACTGATTCTTCTTTACTTAGCACGATTCCGGATTGATCGTGCGGCACGAATCCGACATGTTTGGTGGCTCCATCCACTAGCTGTATTCTTTTATGTCATCTTGCTAGCAAGTGCGATGATTCGAAGCTTTAGGAAACGGGAAATCACATGGAAGGGTAGGACCTATTCATAA